One stretch of Daphnia pulicaria isolate SC F1-1A chromosome 8, SC_F0-13Bv2, whole genome shotgun sequence DNA includes these proteins:
- the LOC124312308 gene encoding alpha-glucosidase-like: protein MMNENYNGVEPLKGQIAPKARTESAESLGSKSESRSSLAAHGDEKPGDVGQVKFTKNADDAAVEIGAVDVAFAGMGKEELMKYANDPFWIRLRWTLFALFWLCWIAMLVIAIVIVVLAPKCPAPAPLEYWQKGVVYSVNPKSFQDSGANQDGKGDLKGIMGRLNHFVHLGVNMISISPIFKTASEEPLYGQDIDNFLEINPSYGELQDLKDLTAAAKQEGLKIILDLPFNHVSKHHAWFNQSVADATGECGDCFVWAEGKNGGPPNNWVSIFGGSAWTLDPTRNKYYYHIYGPDQPDLNLRSDKVKRELKSVARFWLDQGVSGLRLLSVPYFYESANTTLDETAIPGVTPNAYASLDHIYTKNLDETYNFIGEIRAVLQEYEDKDGDHRVLFVEAEDTEGVSAMKYYGDATATPPRPLADLPVNSKFIRKLAGFTGIQLKKDISDYLEEVSGVQGWPNWVLGNRDTERMAYRLETKLIDAMAMVQLLLPGTPFTYYGDEIGMEDVAPVGGSLEACPTGNKLTATSHCNQARSPYQWDSSSMAGFTNASAPWYPIGGNVNTINADYQMGMANSYLNIYRELVNLRKQPAIMHGTMSFSNVTDDNIFAFIRIRKGAPGYLVVLNLGENEKIVNFSNDPSIPSEAQAVVRSSMAVSNSTTKGSKLKTDSVPVGSSEGLVLSFVPQF, encoded by the exons ATGATGAATGAAAACTACAATGGAGTAGAGCCCCTAAAGGGACAAATCGCCCCCAAAGCCAGGACCGAATCTGCCGAATCATTAGGTTCTAAAAGCGAATCTAGAAGCTCTTTGGCAGCCCATGGCGATGAAAAACCTGGAGATGTTGGGCAGGTCAAATTCACCAAGAATGCTGATGATGCAGCTGTTGAGATTGGAGCTGTTGATGTAGCATTCGCTGGCATGGGAAAGGAAGAGTTGATGAAGTATGCCAATGACCCATTCTGGATAAGACTTCGATGGACTCTCTTTGCCTTGTTCTGGCTTTGCTGGATTGCTATGCTTGTTATTGCTATCGTTATTGTTGTACTGGCACCTAAATGCCCTGCTCCAGCCCCACTAGAGTACTGGCAGAAGGGTGTAGTCTATTCAGTCAATCCAAAATCATTTCAAGACAGTGGAGCAAATCAAGATGGCAAGGGTGATTTGAAAG GAATTATGGGCCGATTAaatcattttgttcatttgggTGTCAACATGATCTCCATTTCACCCATTTTCAAGACGGCAAGTGAGGAACCGCTGTATGGTCAGGATATCGACAATTTCCTCGAAATTAACCCATCCTACGGCGAACTGCAAGATCTAAAAGATTTGACAGCAGCTGCCAAACAAGAgg GCTTGAAGATTATTCTTGATCTACCGTTCAACCACGTGAGTAAGCACCACGCTTGGTTCAATCAATCAGTCGCTGATGCTACAGGTGAATGCGGTGACTGCTTTGTCTGGGCTGAGGGGAAAAATGGTGGACCACCTAATAATTGG gtcAGCATCTTTGGGGGTTCGGCGTGGACACTTGATCCAACCAGGAATAAATATTACTACCATATTTATGGACCAGATCAACCTGATCTAAACTTGCGCAGTGACAAAGTGAAAAGGGAATTGAAGAGTGTTGCAAGATTCTGGTTAGACCAAGGCGTGTCTGGCCTTAGACTCTTGTCCGTACCTTATTTCTATGAATCCGCGAATACGACATTGGATGAGACAGCGATTCCTGGCGTCACGCCCAATGCGTATGCGTCCCTCGACCATATCTACACCAAGAATCTTGACGAAACGTACAACTTTATTGGTGAGATCCGTGCAGTTCTTCAGGAGTATGAAGATAAAGACGGAGATCACAG GGTTTTGTTCGTTGAGGCGGAAGATACCGAAGGTGTTAGCGCAATGAAATATTACGGGGATGCCACTGCAACCCCGCCAAGGCCACTTGCAGACCTACCCGTCAACTCCAAATTCATTAGAAAACTGGCTGGGTTTACTGGAATTCAACTGAAAAAAGATATCAGCGATTACTTGGAAGAAGTCAGTGGAGTTCAAGGATGGCCTAACTGGGTACTTGGTAACAGGGACACGGAACGCATGGCCTATCGTTTGGAAACCAAACTAATCGACGCTATGGCTATGGTACAATTGCTTCTTCCGGGTACACCATTCACTTACTACGGAGATGAGATTGGCATGGAAGATGTGGCTCCAGTCGGCGGATCATTAGAAGCTTGCCCCACCGGTAATAAATTGACCGCCACTTCCCATTGCAATCAAGCACGCAGTCCTTACCAATGGGATTCTTCATCAATGGCCGGTTTCACTAATGCAAGTGCGCCATGGTACCCAATTGGCGGAAATGTCAACACCATCAACGCCGATTATCAAATGGGCATGGCCAACAGTTATTTGAACATCTACCGCGAGTTGGTTAACTTGCGTAAGCAGCCGGCCATCATGCATGGTACCATGAGCTTTTCGAATGTGACGGATGATAATATATTTGCATTCATAAG AATCCGAAAGGGGGCACCTGGATACCTGGTTGTCCTTAACTTGGGCGAAAACGAGAAGAttgtgaatttttcaaatgatccAAGCATCCCTTCGGAAGCTCAAGCTGTCGTCCGTTCTTCAATGGCCGTCAGCAATTCGACTACTAAAGG GAGCAAATTGAAGACTGACAGTGTTCCAGTTGGATCGAGTGAAGGTTTAGTGCTCTCCTTCGTCCCTCAGTTTTAA
- the LOC124312505 gene encoding mediator of RNA polymerase II transcription subunit 10-like, with protein MSAALENLENQLELFVENVRQVHLIVSNFQPQGQGVLNQKINSMVQGLQEIDKLKGQFQNVHVPLEVFEYIDEGRNPQLYTKDCMEKAQNKNEQVKGKIDSYRMFRAHLLEELSQVFPNETMKYRTARGDDINRIP; from the exons atgagtgcTGCTctggaaaatttggaaaatcaaTTGGAACTTTTCGTTGAAAACGTCCGACAGGTTCATCTTATTGTGAGCAATTTTCAACCTCAAGGACAAGGGGTTCTGAAccagaaaat aaactctATGGTACAAGGCCTGCAAGAGATTGACAAACTGAAGGGTCAGTTCCAAAATGTGCATGTTCCTCTGGAAGTATTTGA GTACATTGATGAAGGCAGAAACCCTCAGCTGTACACCAAAGACTGCATGGAAAAggctcaaaacaaaaatgaacaagTCAAAGGAAAGATTGATTCATATAGAATGTTTAGAGCTCACTTGTTGGAGGAACTCAGCCAAGTCTTTCCCAATGAGACCATGAAATATCGTACTGCCAGGGGAGATGACATCAACAGAATTCCATAG